agcttgagactgagtggttaaagtcgtgatccaaagcaaaagagtgtgcttaagaactctggacatctctaattggggactttagcaaagctaagtcacaatctgaaaaggttcaccagttatgtgtctgtggcattcatgtatccggtggtaatactggaaaacaaagtgcttaggaccacgaccaagactcataaagtagctgtgttcaagaatcaacataccaaactaggagaatcaataatactatctgaattatgagttcctatggatgccaatcattctgaattttaaaggataaaatgagatgccaaaactgttaggaagcaaaaagctactagtcccgctcatctaattagaatctgagcttcacttaaaactctgagatattattgcttcttgatttctttttatcctattttatttatctagttgcttggggacaagcaatagtttaagtttggtgttgtgatgagcggatattttatacgctttttgggggtaatttcatgtagtttttagtatgttttagttagtttttagtatatttttattagtttttaggcaaaattcatatttctggactttactatgagtttgtgtgtttttctatgatttcaggtattttctggctgaaattgagggatctgagcaaaaatctgattcaggctgaaaaaggactgctgatgttgttggattctgacctccctacactcggaatggattttttagagctaaAGGAGTCCAATTctcgcgctctcaattgagttggaaagtagacatctagggctttccagaaatatataatagtctatactttgctcgaagataaatgacgtaaactggcatttaatcccagttccatgttccattctagcgttaaacgccagaaacaggttgtaaattggagttaaacgcctaaaacatgttacaacctgttgtttaactccagaaacagcccaagcacgtgaaaagctcaagtctcaactctagcacacaccaagtggaccccagaagtggatttctgcaccatctatcttagtttactcattttctgtaaacctaggttactagtttagtatttaaactacttttagagatttattctgtatctcatgacattttagatctgaactttgtactctttgatggtatcagtctctaaactccattattggagggtgaggagctctgcagcgtctcgatgaattaatgcaagtatttctgttttctattcaaacatgcttgtttctatctaagatatttattcgcacttcaatatgaagaaggtgatgattcgtgacactcatgaccattctcaacctataaacgcgtgcctgacaaccacctccattctacattagattgaatgagtatctcttggattccttaatcagagtcttcgtggtataagctagaatccattgacagcattcttgagaatccggaaagtctaaaccttgtctgtggtatttcgagtcggattcaggaattgaatgactgtgacgagtttcaaactcacaagggttgagcgtagtgacagactATACTTTGTACATAATTATTTGTTCTTAAATTAGAGAATCAAATGattatatcattaattaataatttattttttaattttaaaagtattatagTTAAATACATATACTCTAACTAAGAGGATTAGTCTATTAaacataatatttaaattaaatattgagaataaaagaatattaaatttttttattgttaaaaatttcGATACTTGGTCTCAATCCTGAATGATCCATATAAACGAATTATTTGAGAATTCATTTCATTTATTTGGGGACTATCTTTTAAATATACGCTAAACTTTTCAGTGGTATAGAGTCAAATACTAAAAAATTCATTTCTAATAGAAATTGTTATGAAAAAATTTGATACAATAGTTTATTTTCttagataattattttaaaattttattttttaatatattaggtatacttttattttgatattcttaAAAATACTATATTTACAAAAAGAACAtagatattaatatattaatatataattataagaaAGATaacatttatatattattaaagttaaaattcatgtactaatgttttaaatcaattaatagtagtaatatatatgattatattattaagagaaagataatattttaatttattattaattatactaaaagtaaattatacaaattataaaataattgtaCAAAcctatttgtttttaaattagagaataaaattagtatattattaactaataatttattttctaattttaaaaatattataattaaataaatagactctaattaaaggataaatatatcagtctattaaaaataaattttaaatttaattttgagaatagaataatatttcaaattttttatagttaaaaattctgtaattaatttatttaaaataattatttcgagattttattttttgatatattgagtatgattttatttttatgttctttattatattattaattaataatttctttTCTAATCTTATAAGCATTTCACTTATAAAAGAAACGTGTATATATTACTATATGATTATGagaaaaaatattcatatattattaaaattaaaatacgtaTAATAATACTTTAAATCAATTAATAGtagaaatatatttaattatattattaaaaaaaataataatctaatttattactaattacactaaaataaattatattaaaataatacataattatttgttatgaaattattatattattaattaatttttttaatcttaaaatattataaattaaatacataGACTCATCTTAAAGAATAAATATGTTAATttgattattagtttattttaaataattatttttaaattttatttcttgaTGAATtgagtataattttattttaatattctttatttttctctatctATCCATGAATATTCCGAAAGcatataactattaaaaaaatatatttttaataatattaaatatctttaaaatttattttatacaaaattgtAAATAAAATACTTACCCGTTATCACTacgaataacaaaagaaaaaaaataataattaaataaaacagatattatttaaatttttataatcaaaataaaatttttgtaacttatataagatattaaaaatataattaatatattattatttgatatttatataaataacaaaaaatataaaattattttatataaactaaaatgtattatttatgataatttttttcaaaaaatatattttaaatataaatataaaaaataaacatttttcGTACGTTGGACGAATACATATATACCAGCATTATTCAAATTTCGTTGTTTTCGATCAACATAAACGAAAAATGAAATAATGAAACTGTGATAATACTATACGACATAATGAAAGTATGAAACACAATTCATGAATATCGAGAGTTAAAATCCGTTTTGGTATGTGAGATTGGTGAGTTGctatgatttaatttttaattttttaattattataatttggtttttagattaaaaaaaagtgtattaatataattttttgtatattttttattgttagaaCTCAACACCTTTAATAGCATAACTCAAATCTTATAAGTTATAATGTTAGACATATTAAAACGATGTAATATGCGTTTTAGTGTTAAAGAAGGTATTAAATAATGTCGTTTGAGAGTTTGAACAATGCTAAAATGTTATATCTGTCTCTTTTAATATTGTTCAaaccttaaaataatattatttaatgctCTTTTTGTGTCAAAATgtgtataatattattataatatgttTAACATTACAAAATTTTCGCTATCTCACTAACGGTATTGAAGAGGGACTACATTGATGcactttttttaattcaaaagattaAATTGTGACAATTAAAAAGTCAAAAATCAAATCAATGTAACTCGTCAATTTCAAATATCAAGTATCGGCGGACACAATACTTAACAAGGATTCATGTTCAATTCATAAATTATAGTCTTAATTATAAATCGAGAGATTATCAAATTCATCATATCaaatatatcaattataataaatttaagaaaaattttaatttcttcatttgaGAGATactaaaaggatatttttttttctttctatttataaaatttacatttttttcttatgacttttaaatttttttaatttattttaaacttttttatgttaattaatattaattttatccattttttaaaaaataaattatcttttacaaaaatactctttaacaaaaattttttattttttgtcatttaattttatttattaaaatattttttaataaattattttttattgattaaattgtatctttaccaaaatatttttaaaaaaatttaataattaaattattttttctaagatacccttcaataattttttaattattaaattatgattttagtaAAATTCTCGTtaacaattataattatattttactattaatttttttatattaatatatattattttaacattaaataaaaaaattttggtaactctttctttatcatcaatcGAATCACTGTTCGAGAACCAGGATTCTATTTTATCATCAATCCAATCACCATTCACGAttatttttcgatatcaatatatattaattgttatacatattaatagtggtaaaaaatatttttatttaatgctaaaatagtatattaatattgaaaaattaataataaaatataaaaataattgttaataaaagttttagtaaaatcataatttaatagttaatattttttaaatattttagtaaaaatacaatttaatcaataaaaaataatttattaaaaaaatattttggtatgcaaaatttaataataaaaaattaaatttttgttaaagaatatttttgtaaaaaataatttatttttctaaaaaaatgaataaagttaacattagttaacataaaaaatttaaaataaattaaaaaatttaattataaaagataaaaatatacattttacaaataaaaaaatgagagtgTTATTTTAACatctaaaaaaaagaataaaattttctctaatttaattaaaagtaaataaaagatcaAAAAGAATTATCCTATTCAACAAATCTCAGCTTGTTCTATTCTAGCAAATCAGTAACCAAGCAATTATCCGTGCACAAGAATGCTGAAGATTGCAGGAGGGCGTGGCATGtttagcattttgtgatgttaGAACTTAGAAGTGATCAAGTGTGAACATTCGAAGATGAGAGCATCTCTAATTGTCAGAGCTTCCAAATTAAAAGTGGCTCCTTGCTTATCTCTATGGCCAAGATTCAAGATTGTGATGAAAAGCACACATTTCAATGACTTTAGCATACGTGGCACTATACTACTGGTCCATGTCGCCGTTTCTCACAAGTGGCTCTGGCAATTTTTTGAAGAAAATGCCACAAACAAGATAAGGAACCATGAATCCATGATGTTCTCAAATACTGCTATTTTAATCCCTTCCTCATATTCTTCCAAAACTCTTATCTATATCTTTCCACTTCCCaccataaaatattttaaatgccaATTATGTATTAATTAATAATCATTGTGGGTCCTAATTTATTACCTTCCATAAAATATTCTctccatcaattttatatatccATTTAAACGAATTATCATTTAAAGTTCCGTTTGCGTATGCATCAATGGTTTGTTGGAGTTATCTTAgtcttaaaaaaaaagtttttctcattttcaaaataaattgacTTTGCTCTTTAATAAAACGAAAATAAAATACAGGTGCTGCTAATTTGCGAATAAGATATTGCTGATTTAGTAGTACTTTGTTATTCTAATCAAAGATAGAAAAAAtttcaatttgataattttataatattaaattttaaatatgtcaatcgaatttaaactttttttactaaattagacaatcttttatgaatttaattttataaataattgaatttatattatcacataaataaaaataattaattttgatattatcatttaaaaattaactatattCGTTAATATGATTGAATAACTATATACAATTTTTTACAACTAATTATGCCGCAATTTTATgtcatatatatttaatttaagtttttaatgtaACCTTAGTTTTCGTTACCCTTAGGCCTTATCCTGACTGCTTGCTTTTATATTGATCACTAAATTACTAATGCTTTAAGTATTTTGGTTAAAATGGAAACTTTTCATAATTTGTGATGTAGGGAATTAGCCTAATTAGAGAAATGAATTTATGATACTAAATTATTTATGGATTGTTTAATCTCACGTTAGTTAACATTGTAAGatggattatttttataaaaaataatataaataaaaaatggattttttattttattgccaAGCCACTAATAATAGAaggaagttaaaaaaataatagagaagaaaaaggagagcCTTTATAAAGCGTAAAATACTCGCTTTTATTGTGTTTCCCACACGAAAACTCTCTCGTCTTTGTTTTTCACAATCTCGTCTTTGTTTCTCACTCTCAACCATTCCAAGTCCATGGATCCCTACAAGGTACGCAAACTCCTAATCATAAGCTCATTCATATCGATTTCCGTTCCTCTGAAAACGATTCTCGTGAATCTGTTAAAGCTAAGCCTTTTGGTTttgacttttcatgcttctttaaagTTTTGTTTAATTGAGCCATTTTTTGCGGATCAATTTAATTGTGAAACGGTGTTTGGTGATTGAAATCATTGCCTTTTTTCTCCGTTTCATACAGTACCGGCCATCCAGCGCCTTCAACTCTCCGTTCTGGACCACAAACTCCGGTGCTCCCGTTTGGAACAACAACTCATCCCTAACCGTTGGAAATAGAGGTTTCTTCTTATTCTTTATCCTTTTTGGGCGATGAACAATTTTCTGTGTCTAGAGGTTATGAATATATATTGGATTTGTGATGTATATGTTGTATAATTTTACATATTAACTTATTTGAATGCCTTCTTGTTTGCTTAATATTGCTGGAATCCCTAGGAAATAACATACTTTTTAATGTGGTTCGATTTGATTTGCTTCCATTTATGAATAATTTTGATTTGTTAAACACTCTTAGCTTTGTgatgattatattttttatttcaaggtAATCTGATTGTCAAGTGTAGACTGTGGAGTATTGAGTTGCAGTAGTTCCGTATCTTTTCTTATGTTTAAACAAAACACTGtgtatttttttcctttgtttgttttggaatttttatttataGTTTGGGTTTCTTAAGGAGGGTGTTTATGTATCCCGTCTGTTTGTGTAAAGCTAGGATGTGAATTTAGATGAGTGTTGTTTCActgaattttcttcttttttttttttttcttttaacccTTTTGGCAGGTCCAATTCTCCTAGAGGATTATCATCTTGTCGAAAAGCTTGCAAACTTTGACAGGGAACGGATCCCAGAACGTGTTGTCCATGCTAGGGGAGCAAGTGCAAAGGGTTTCTTTGAGGTCACACATGACATTACTCACCTGTCATGTGCCGATTTCCTTCGTGCCCCCGGAGTTCAGACACCCGTTATTGTCCGTTTCTCAACTGTTATTCACGAGCGTGGCAGCCCTGAAACCTTGAGGGATCCTCGTGGTTTTGCTGTGAAGTTTTACACCCGGGAGGTAATCATTTAGGACCATACCACACAATTTAATAAATATACCTTTCAATGTCAAATATTAAAAGATGTTTTATATGTTTAAATGTATTTATCTTTTGAAGCAATTTCTAAATACAGGGTAACTTCGACCTTGTTGGAAACAACTTTCCAGTCTTCTTTGTTCGTGATGGGATGAAGTTTCCAGACATGGTCCATGCCCTTAAACCCAATCCCAAGTCCCACATCCAGGAGAATTGGAGGATTCTTGACTTCTTCTCCCACCACCCAGAAAGCCTTCACATGTTCACCTTTTTGTTTGATGATGTGGGTGTCCCACAAGATTACAGGCATATGGATGGTTCTGGTGTTAACACTTATACTCTGATCAACAAGGCTGGGAAAGTACACTATGTTAAATTTCACTGGAGGCCCACATGTGGGGTTAAGTGTCTGTTAGAGGATGATGCTGTTAAGGTCGGAGGATCCAACCACAGCCATGCTACTCAAGATCTTTATGATTCGATTGCTGCGGGCAACTATCCTGAGTGGAAACTGTACATTCAAACTATAGATCCCGACCATGAAGACAAATTTGACTTTGACCCGCTTGATGTGACTAAGACCTGGCCCGAGGACATCTTGCCCCTGCAGCCTGTTGGTCGTTTGGTCTTGAACAAGAACATAGATAATTTCTTTGCTGAGAATGAACAAATTGCATTCTGCCCTGCAATTGTGGTACCTGGTGTTTACTATTCAGATGACAAGTTGCTTCAGACTAGGATATTCTCTTACTCTGACACACAAAGGCACAGGCTTGGACCAAACTATTTGCAGCTCCCTGTTAATGCTCCCAAGTGTGCTCACCACAACAATCATCATGAGGGTTTTATGAACTTCATGCACAGGGATGAAGAGGTGAATCTTTATCTTTGTCTGCAATTTCCTTATTCAAATTTTGGATCAGAAGCTGGTTGCCACTTTAAAGTACTGCTTTTACCTTTTTTGTACATGTGTAACTCCTCTTGTGATATTGCAAAATGCTTTTAGCTGCTTTCATTCTTTTTCTCTGTTGACTGAATGCTTGATTTCACAGATCAATTACTTCCCTTCAAGGTATGATCCTGTTCGTCATGCAGAAAAGGTCCCCATTCCTTCTGTTATTCTCAATGGAAGGCGTGAGAAGGTATGTTCTGATGGATTTCTTATCGTGAATGTGAATACTTCATATTTAAATGTCTTCCAACTTGAAATCAGTTATATTTCTTAGTTGCCAATAAAGTTAGGCCAAAGTTAATATGAAAGGTAgttgatttatttaaaaagaagaaagaacCCCTCAAAATGTCTCCTTTATTGATCAACAATGTGTAAGCAACTCTACTTCTTAATGCAGACCATAATTGAGAAGGAGAACAACTTCAAGCAACCAGGAGAGAGATACCGTTCTTTTGCACCGGACAGGTTCCTGTCATAAACCAATGATGTGATTAATACAATATATTATATTTGCTGATGTCTGTATAACTGGATTCTCTCTGCTTGTTGTGCAGGCAAGATAGATTTATCCGCCGATGGGTCGATGCGCTGTCTGACCCACGTGTCACCCATGAAATCCGCAGCATCTGGATCTCATACTGGTCTCAGGTGAGACTTGAATTGCAAATTTATCGCTTGATGAACTTTATTTTCATGAATGCCGAATGAATCTATACTGGTTTGCTCATTCAATGTTTCTCTTTGTATCGTTATGCAGGCGGATCGTTCTCTTGGTCAGAAATTAGCATCTCATCTGAACGTGAGGCCAAGCATCTAAGGCTGTTTGGCACACCAAAGCAGAGAGTTTGTTTGCAAGAGTTGCAGATGTGGAAGGATTATGATAAGGATAATGCCAGTTTGGATCACTTTAAAGGGTTGATATAGCAATATATTTGTGTTGTATACCAAATACCAAATATATACCTACAAATTTGTCTATGCAACTCCTTTAAGCTGTCGTCTCAAAATAAATAATGTTTTGTTTGCGTTATTTATCACTAGGTTTTTGAGCACTCTTCTCTCTGGTGTAATTTCTTATGCATGCCATCTTGAGAAAGTAATAGCATTCTACAGAATAATTAAGATATTGTAACTCTATCCAACCTCTAAAGCCTTTGATTATGTTTCCTAAATAATGCGGCTTATGGGATCTAATTAGTGGTCATATGTGGTGTTGGACTgttggtcaaaatttttttatccCCTTGATGGTATCTCCCAAGTTAAGGGTTAATCTATCATGATACTGAGTTCCATTTGAGAGGTTcccatttaagggtttgttacGGTGAAAATTCGAATTTTTGAATAAGCTAATTACTATATCAATCCAACTTAATTAGCTCTTAAAATTTTTGTTGTCATTGGTTATTATTTCAATGCCCTAAAGACGAACTGGGCTATCTTTTATTGGCCTCTTATATTTTGTTTTCTATgggtttttttttcattcaaaaagatGTTAAGTGGACTTTCTTTAGAAAGTCCTAACGTGTTCCGGTCCCCAAAGAAAACAAATCAACAAACAGTCCTAGCATACACTACCCAGAAAAAGCCCTAACATATATTGCTcgaatttggtaataaaaaatgtttaaaatgttaaccaagttgggttggtctagtatTGGTTCACTAGTCCGCATAAGCAAGTATCGGAAGTTCGAATCCCGCCTGCTGCATGCAGCAACCTATTGGCCAGCGATAAACCCTTAAATGGAACTCAGTACTGCGACGGATTAGTTCTTAGCCTGCTGGATTGGGGGATaccgtgaaaaataaaaaaaatgttaaagatgtttataaatttatttatgaagGTTAAAATGGTTGTGAAGAGGATAAGGGACAGTTAAATTTGGCTACCACTTGGTTCATATTTAGCTATTTATGAATAAATGAAACTAATTTTATCTGTAGATTTCTATAAATGAAAATTTATAATTTAcacaaaaattgaaaaagttCAGTGGCTAGATGGCAATCGTTATACCATACCCGAtatgcttctttcttcttccttcttcaaacCTGAAAGTTGCAAGCCTTCCTTCTTCAAACGTACGATCGTAATCACAACCCCAACTTACGCCTACACCCAACAACTCTACAagtgttttgagaatgttaacgAGAAAAAATGGTGAAATTATCATTTATCAATTACAATTGCCTCAAAAGATAACGAGTctcttaacaaaaaaatattcttttttgattctgatctttatttttatgaaaCTGATTAGTTTCTATGTCAATATTTCTATCGATATTAACGGAATAAGCCTACATAGTATGTTAAATTATTGATTTATCCATTAAAAACCAATTAGGATTAACAAATTCCTTTTTGTTGAGAGTCTCGTTGTCTTTTAAGGATAATTATCaagattatttaattattatttttatttttctattatctttttcatatacattaactaaatttattgtgtaaaactaataaatattagtgatttttagatttttttatttataaaaattaaatagaagatATATTAGTGGTTAACATATCACGTAAGTATGTTTTGAAAAGAGATCATTGACAGAAGGGCTAACCAGTCCtacaaaattaaatatcaaaaattaaaaagaatatttttttgtttgagaGTCTCATAatcctttaaaaaaattataagaaatcaagttggatattcactctttatcAAGCAGGATTTGACATTAATTGTAAGGAAATTTTGTTcgataaaagataaaattgagTAAAAAGTAAAgattttaactaaattttatttcgaaaaagtataggtaaacaatgaaaatattaaacaatataaacaatagatatatcggatgttcattttattagtgtacggatggttattttaatattaaaatttagaggattaaTTTAGAAGTGTAGTGTGTTTTAATTTGATTGatagttgttcatattgttcaaaaaaattattatcccCTAGTATTCTCCATTTCAAAAAGAAGTGTATTACACATGACAACTTTTTTTtggtgaatttttttattaaaaaaataatctttattcttttcacattatttcttttttttttaattttattattgtatacACAAAGCAGAGTTTGAATTTCCACACTTATTTAAGTATATTAATAAGTTAACCACTAGATAAATCCAACTTGGTTTCAGACTATTCTAATTGCAAACATATTGTATATGATAAAAGAAACTTGCCTCTGAATTGGCCCAAATGCTATTTTCATTGCCAATTGGGAAAGTGGGAATAGTCCAGTCGGTACCAAGTACAGGATCATGTGTTTTCTCTCCCATATGTTCCTAGTTCAATTTCCATgtaacacacaccaaaataaataaataaaaaacattaaaatagaagaagaacgCCACGTTGCTATGTTCATGATCTGTCCGGTATCAGCAAAATTTTGGATTGGGTATTAAACCAGACAAGGCATAAATTAAAACGTTTAAATGTTAATTTAACTAGTTCAATGGGATACGTGTAGATATGATGTAGTAATTATCCTTGATAACATTGCAGAGAATTCAGATCTCGTATTACTTATACATAACtttatatttttaagattttttaaaaatgggTGACTACTCGTATTCTTACATTACGTTATCATGTGTTCAAGTTAAATTTATTTGAGAGTAAGAAATTTGTTTTACGAGATtgcatttttgaaatttttcaatcatgttatTATTAATGAAGGAAATTGTTAGCAGGGTTTTTGaagtttttaatttgttttagctAATAATAAAGCATGTTTAACATAACacataagaaacaaacaaaaaagtggAGTTGAGGGTAGAAAGTTAAAACATACTGTGTGAGAGAAGCAACATTTCTGGGCAAAGAAGGACTATATATAATTCCACTCCACTCCTGCAAAAAATATCAGCTGTATATATAGGAACACGTTATGTGAATATATAATTAAGCCCTAAACAAATTAATACCATTATTAGAAACCACGCAAGAGCTaagtcacacacacacacacatatatatatatatatagacttcAGATTCTCCTCGCTCATCGAGATTTCTTTCCtccttttttgtttaattttcaagCACAGACGACACTAATTAATACGCACGAACATTACtgaaatacataatatatatacttACCATCAAAGCTCTTGATCAGTGATGATAATTAAAGCTAACATACAAGCTAAGCTTGGTCGCTAATTCAATGAATTGAATCACATCTTTCACGATGTCTTTGTTGTCTTGCAGCCTTTGCTCATTTTCTTTATCTGTGTTTCGTTGTTTTCCATTGTTGATGTATATGTGGGAGGTGTATGCATGTTCTCAATAATGCAagctctcttctccctttttttttcccctttttgttgGGGCTATGCTACATGTTGTTATGGAATGATTTTAAATGCTTGTGTGTTTTGGAGAAACAGAAAATTAACATGAAACGTTATTTCCGGGTCATTTACTTGTTTAATAGGCTATGCAAGAGAATTTAATGAAAGAAAATCAATATTTtggttatttatataaaatataaaattataaaaataaaagtactctTAAAGTAgggtttggtggagagacagagatggaaagactaagattgagagatagagattgaaataaatctcaatattttgTTTGATATAAAGTGAGAGacataaactaaaacaaaaataaaattttaatttaacttgtacaaagagtaaaattgaaattaattgaaaggaaggtattttagatataaaatattattaaaatttcagtcaccatttttaaaaattttagtccctgtGTTCATATTTTTTGGAAgtactaaaatactaaaattttttaacagaaataaaaattttaataacagtcTCTGAACAaacaaacataatactaaatTTCAATCTTCTCGTCTATGTGTTAGTACCTAAGTTACTGTTTTTAAAAA
This region of Arachis hypogaea cultivar Tifrunner chromosome 8, arahy.Tifrunner.gnm2.J5K5, whole genome shotgun sequence genomic DNA includes:
- the LOC112705704 gene encoding catalase isozyme 1, translated to MDPYKYRPSSAFNSPFWTTNSGAPVWNNNSSLTVGNRGPILLEDYHLVEKLANFDRERIPERVVHARGASAKGFFEVTHDITHLSCADFLRAPGVQTPVIVRFSTVIHERGSPETLRDPRGFAVKFYTREGNFDLVGNNFPVFFVRDGMKFPDMVHALKPNPKSHIQENWRILDFFSHHPESLHMFTFLFDDVGVPQDYRHMDGSGVNTYTLINKAGKVHYVKFHWRPTCGVKCLLEDDAVKVGGSNHSHATQDLYDSIAAGNYPEWKLYIQTIDPDHEDKFDFDPLDVTKTWPEDILPLQPVGRLVLNKNIDNFFAENEQIAFCPAIVVPGVYYSDDKLLQTRIFSYSDTQRHRLGPNYLQLPVNAPKCAHHNNHHEGFMNFMHRDEEINYFPSRYDPVRHAEKVPIPSVILNGRREKTIIEKENNFKQPGERYRSFAPDRQDRFIRRWVDALSDPRVTHEIRSIWISYWSQADRSLGQKLASHLNVRPSI